One Magnetospirillum sp. 15-1 genomic window, GCAACTCGTCGGTACTCCACCACAGAAAGCCGGCCCCCAGGAGAACCGTGACGGCCAGAGCCATCCAGGCATCCCTGGTCAAGTGGACACTCCCTTGTTCAGGTTGCGCAGGAAGCGGACCATGAATACCAGGGCCGCCGTCACCGACATGGCCGCGAAGATGGCGCCGGCCCGGTCATAGGCCAGCCATTCCGTCAGGTGAACGGCGTAGCGGCGGGGAATGCCGGCGGCGCCCCCGGCCAAAAAGGCCATGATGAAGCCGAAGCCGCCCACGGTGAACAGCCAGAATCCCACCCGGTCGATCAGCGCCGCCTTGTCGCCGTGCATGTCCATCATCAGGTGGTAGCCGAAGCCGAACAGCATGGAGACCAGGCTGAGGAGGAAGTAGGTGTGGAAATGCCCCGGCACCCACTGGGTGTTGTGCATGACCTGATTGACGATGATGGTGGCGTCGGCGACGCCGGGAAACACCCCCGCCGCCCAGCCCAGCATGGCGAAGAACAGCAGGCCCGACGTCATGTTCCAGCGGATGCCCGAACGGTGGACGTTGGCCAGGGTGCCGAACACCGAGATCAGCAGAACCGGCAGCCCGTGAATCCACGAGACGACCTGCCCGATGATCAGCATCCATTCCGGCATGACAAAATCCATCAGCAGGTGCTGCGGGTAGACCAGGATGACCATCAGGCCCGACGCGGTCCAGCCGCCCAGGAACCACTTGTTGATCTTCCAGGGACGGCCGGTGTGCCGGGGCATGATCTCGAACACCGCGATCAGACACTGGTAGATGGTGCCGTTCATGAAGACGTGGCCGAAGAAGTAGGTCATGTTCTTGGCCATCAGCGCGTCGATCCGGTATTCGGGCGCATACAGGCTGACCAGATTCAGCACCAGGATGGTGGCGCCCACCAGGATGCCGGGGATGTTCATCAAGAAGATCACGGTCGCCGCCACCACCGCGGCCGGCGGCGGCGGCGCGTCGCTCGTGCCGAACAGTTGGGGCCAGCCCAAGGCCCGGCCGAGATTGCCGTACTTGCCGAGGATCGCCCGCGCCATGTCCAGGTAGAACACCAGGAATCCGCTGCCGATGAGCAGCAGGCCGAGCAGGAATGACGCCGCCGCGGCGTTGCTCCACGCCCCCTGGGACATGGCGGGAAGCGGATAGAGGAAGTTCCATCCCCCGGCGAAATCCCCGAGGAAGGCTCCGCCCAGGATCAGCACCACGCCGGTGACGAACATCACCAGGTTCAGGACCAGAACCGTCGTGCTCAGCTCCACGTAATGGCGCAGGAAGTACCAGCAGATCATGGCGCCTCCCAGGCCGGCGGCTCCCACCGTGCCGATGCCGTGCACCGTCATGATCTGATAGAACAGGCTGGTATCCAGGCCGAACGCCTGCGCCTGGGAGGCGCGCATGAGCAGGCCGAAGATCATCATGAGAACGAAAATGGCGACGGTCGCAACCAGATAGGCC contains:
- a CDS encoding cbb3-type cytochrome c oxidase subunit I, coding for MKAVSDNAKLPLDISARRGVLAYLVATVAIFVLMMIFGLLMRASQAQAFGLDTSLFYQIMTVHGIGTVGAAGLGGAMICWYFLRHYVELSTTVLVLNLVMFVTGVVLILGGAFLGDFAGGWNFLYPLPAMSQGAWSNAAAASFLLGLLLIGSGFLVFYLDMARAILGKYGNLGRALGWPQLFGTSDAPPPPAAVVAATVIFLMNIPGILVGATILVLNLVSLYAPEYRIDALMAKNMTYFFGHVFMNGTIYQCLIAVFEIMPRHTGRPWKINKWFLGGWTASGLMVILVYPQHLLMDFVMPEWMLIIGQVVSWIHGLPVLLISVFGTLANVHRSGIRWNMTSGLLFFAMLGWAAGVFPGVADATIIVNQVMHNTQWVPGHFHTYFLLSLVSMLFGFGYHLMMDMHGDKAALIDRVGFWLFTVGGFGFIMAFLAGGAAGIPRRYAVHLTEWLAYDRAGAIFAAMSVTAALVFMVRFLRNLNKGVST